Proteins from a single region of Dehalococcoidia bacterium:
- the hisC gene encoding histidinol-phosphate transaminase, protein MSLDKSIRRNIMRIPSYKGVDPSLKLASESGIDPKDIIKLNANENAFGDTLGLGKDLSKINIHEYPDPNQKLLRESLVNYTGNKFEEIVAGSGSDELIDILIRIFLSEGDKLIDAKPTFGMYEFFAKIQGADVISVFRDKEFNLDLDLILKQIDSKTKMIFLASPNNPTGNIASPEEIKTLLDTNLIVVIDETYYEFSKFSYSNLIHEHDNVIILRSFSKWAGLAGLRIGYAISNPKLIEKILLVKQPYNINSAAEHVAINAMSKKDFLLEKVDILIDQKNKIYDFLSNYDELKPFPSSANFILCDFKEKDSNIIFEKLAQNGIFVRKFSDNVISNSLRFSSGTPDQTRKLLRVLKSII, encoded by the coding sequence TTGAGTTTAGATAAGAGTATCAGAAGAAATATAATGAGAATTCCTTCATATAAAGGGGTTGATCCATCTCTAAAACTTGCATCAGAATCAGGTATTGATCCTAAGGATATTATCAAACTAAATGCAAACGAGAATGCATTTGGAGATACTTTAGGTTTAGGAAAAGATTTGTCTAAAATAAACATTCATGAATATCCTGATCCTAATCAAAAATTACTTAGAGAATCTTTAGTAAATTATACGGGGAATAAATTTGAGGAAATTGTTGCTGGTTCCGGTAGTGATGAGCTTATAGATATTCTTATAAGAATATTTTTAAGTGAAGGAGATAAATTAATAGATGCAAAACCAACTTTTGGTATGTACGAATTTTTTGCAAAAATTCAGGGAGCTGATGTTATATCTGTATTTAGAGATAAAGAATTTAATTTAGATTTAGATCTAATTCTAAAACAAATAGACTCTAAGACAAAGATGATTTTTTTAGCATCTCCAAATAATCCAACTGGAAATATTGCTTCACCTGAAGAAATAAAAACACTCTTAGATACAAACTTAATTGTTGTTATAGATGAAACTTATTATGAATTTTCTAAATTTTCTTATTCTAATCTCATTCATGAACATGATAATGTGATCATACTTAGATCATTTTCTAAATGGGCTGGTTTAGCCGGACTTAGAATTGGATATGCTATTTCAAATCCTAAATTAATTGAAAAAATTTTACTAGTAAAGCAACCATATAATATAAATTCAGCTGCTGAACATGTAGCTATCAATGCTATGAGTAAAAAAGATTTTCTTCTTGAGAAAGTTGATATTCTCATAGATCAAAAGAATAAGATTTATGATTTTTTATCAAACTATGATGAATTGAAACCATTTCCTTCTTCTGCAAATTTTATTTTATGTGATTTCAAGGAAAAGGATTCAAACATAATATTTGAAAAATTAGCTCAAAATGGGATATTTGTAAGAAAGTTTTCAGATAATGTGATTTCAAATTCTCTTAGATTTTCATCTGGAACTCCTGACCAAACTCGTAAATTATTACGAGTGCTTAAGTCAATAATTTAG
- the hisB gene encoding imidazoleglycerol-phosphate dehydratase HisB yields MINKRISKKTRVTGETEISIEINIDGSGKSSVTSPIGMLNHMLDQIARHGLIDIKADIKGDLETGTHHIIEDTSIVLGMCLDEALGDRAGILRMGDKTCLLDEALCQIALDLSGRGYFVIDMGQIDNEGEFSIEMAKHFYESLASNARFGIHLRMHSGTNHHHILECSFKTFARAFREAASFDSRRANSIPSTKGTL; encoded by the coding sequence ATGATTAATAAAAGAATTTCAAAAAAAACAAGAGTTACAGGTGAAACTGAAATATCTATAGAAATAAATATTGATGGTAGTGGTAAATCCTCAGTAACTTCACCCATAGGCATGCTAAATCATATGCTTGATCAAATAGCTAGACATGGTTTGATTGACATTAAAGCCGATATCAAAGGAGATTTGGAAACAGGAACTCATCATATTATTGAAGATACATCTATTGTTCTTGGTATGTGCTTAGATGAAGCTTTAGGTGATAGAGCTGGAATTTTGAGAATGGGAGATAAAACTTGTTTATTAGATGAAGCATTATGTCAAATAGCCCTTGATCTTTCAGGAAGAGGCTATTTTGTAATCGATATGGGTCAAATTGATAATGAAGGGGAATTTTCTATAGAGATGGCAAAACATTTTTATGAATCTTTAGCTTCAAATGCAAGATTTGGTATACATCTCAGAATGCATTCTGGTACAAATCATCATCATATTTTAGAATGTTCGTTTAAGACTTTTGCTAGAGCATTCAGAGAGGCTGCTTCATTTGATTCTAGAAGAGCAAATTCGATTCCTTCAACTAAAGGAACTCTTTAG
- the purS gene encoding phosphoribosylformylglycinamidine synthase subunit PurS — MIYKFEVKILYKDNVNDPEGLTISDSANRIGFSEVKSIRSGKIFILEIESDNEKNAKNITEEISDKLLSNPIIEKFSFNII, encoded by the coding sequence TTGATATACAAGTTTGAAGTAAAAATCCTTTATAAGGATAATGTAAATGATCCTGAGGGACTTACGATATCTGATTCCGCAAATCGTATAGGATTTAGTGAAGTAAAATCTATAAGATCAGGGAAAATTTTCATTCTAGAAATAGAATCAGATAACGAAAAAAATGCTAAAAATATAACTGAAGAAATCTCTGATAAATTACTTTCAAATCCAATTATTGAAAAATTTTCTTTCAATATAATCTAA
- a CDS encoding TlpA family protein disulfide reductase produces the protein MKKYIIITLVLFLVSCSGNSYTYTDVSIVGGELPQYNRSSQDTAVGAFAPIPTGTNLNGESITVTTRVGLEEKKATVIVFLAHWCSHCQREVPMIKKWLDRNGSPENINLFSVATHIDKNKPNFPPDDWLIREDWNVPVIFDNQNNSIAEHFGLPAFPYWVFLNDDGTINMRHSGSLSEEAFGQIMTAGLVEANN, from the coding sequence ATGAAAAAATATATCATAATAACTTTAGTTTTATTTTTAGTATCTTGTTCAGGAAATTCTTATACATATACTGATGTATCTATCGTAGGAGGAGAACTACCGCAATATAATCGAAGTTCTCAAGATACTGCAGTAGGAGCTTTTGCTCCAATTCCAACTGGAACAAATCTCAATGGGGAAAGCATAACAGTAACAACTAGAGTAGGACTAGAAGAAAAAAAAGCTACAGTAATAGTATTCTTGGCACATTGGTGCTCACATTGTCAAAGAGAAGTTCCTATGATAAAAAAATGGTTAGACAGAAATGGATCACCTGAAAATATAAATTTATTCTCTGTGGCAACTCATATTGATAAAAATAAGCCTAACTTTCCACCTGATGATTGGCTAATAAGAGAAGATTGGAATGTTCCAGTAATATTTGATAATCAAAATAATTCCATTGCAGAACATTTTGGATTACCTGCTTTTCCATACTGGGTATTTCTAAATGATGATGGAACAATAAATATGAGGCATTCAGGCTCACTTTCTGAAGAAGCATTTGGACAAATAATGACTGCTGGGCTCGTAGAGGCAAATAATTGA
- a CDS encoding DUF3105 domain-containing protein has protein sequence MSKSQITNERRDKNKEKKRRKRFFIYFFGGLLAIVFILGLTISPALGSNSDSSKIKGGGVNLEGPINTDEEDKREEVGIGEVHDGYSLSPPTSGAYWYDLERPVPGVGVTSPAPWGKYDTQLPNEILVANLLHGGIGIHYDCSRLDPEFTSIKSGGIICDELIENLTDLMPTNRFQFLMTPYSSFDEFPITITGWRHHLKLMKFDEEKIQEFINAYQDRAPLSSFRGN, from the coding sequence ATGTCTAAATCTCAAATAACAAATGAGAGAAGAGACAAAAATAAAGAAAAGAAAAGAAGAAAAAGGTTCTTCATATATTTTTTCGGAGGACTGCTAGCTATAGTTTTTATACTTGGTTTAACTATAAGTCCTGCTCTAGGATCTAACTCAGATAGCTCCAAAATAAAAGGAGGAGGAGTTAATCTTGAGGGCCCTATAAATACTGATGAAGAAGATAAGCGAGAAGAAGTTGGAATTGGAGAAGTTCATGATGGCTATTCTTTATCTCCACCAACTTCAGGTGCATATTGGTATGACCTAGAAAGGCCTGTCCCAGGAGTTGGAGTAACGTCTCCAGCACCTTGGGGAAAGTATGATACTCAGTTACCTAATGAGATACTTGTTGCAAATCTATTACATGGGGGCATAGGAATACATTATGATTGCAGTAGATTAGATCCTGAATTTACAAGTATAAAGTCAGGCGGAATTATTTGCGATGAATTAATTGAAAATCTAACAGATTTAATGCCTACAAATAGGTTTCAATTTTTAATGACCCCTTACAGTTCTTTTGATGAATTTCCAATAACGATTACAGGATGGAGACATCACTTAAAATTAATGAAATTTGATGAAGAAAAAATTCAAGAATTCATAAATGCTTATCAAGATAGAGCGCCGCTTTCTTCATTTAGAGGAAATTAA
- a CDS encoding phosphoribosylaminoimidazolesuccinocarboxamide synthase translates to MKNKIHSGKVRDIYNIDDDKLLFVATDRISAFDVIMNEVVPQKGIILNNLSSFWFDFFKDTKSHFISKAEDYDFSDTPYEKIKDKEILKRSTVVKKAERINIECVVRGYITGSAWNEYKSTNSINYKKIEQKLLEAQKFETPIFTPSTKADEGHDEPLSEDDGVNLIGSQLYYELEKISIELYSKAAKYCLGKGIILADTKFEFGYIDNNITLIDEALTPDSSRFWKYTDYELGKSPDPFDKQFLRNWLNEENWDKTPPPPKLPENVIKNTLKRYLDIYEIITNDNLEL, encoded by the coding sequence TTGAAAAATAAAATTCATTCTGGAAAAGTTAGAGATATTTACAATATTGATGATGATAAATTACTTTTTGTTGCAACAGACAGAATTTCTGCTTTTGATGTAATAATGAATGAAGTAGTACCTCAAAAAGGAATAATTCTTAATAATTTAAGTTCTTTTTGGTTTGATTTTTTCAAAGATACTAAGTCACACTTTATTTCTAAAGCTGAAGATTATGATTTTTCAGATACTCCTTATGAAAAAATAAAAGATAAAGAAATATTGAAAAGATCAACTGTAGTAAAAAAGGCAGAACGAATAAATATTGAATGTGTTGTTAGAGGTTATATAACTGGAAGTGCATGGAATGAGTATAAATCTACAAATTCTATAAATTATAAAAAAATAGAACAAAAATTATTAGAAGCACAAAAATTTGAAACACCTATTTTTACTCCTTCAACTAAGGCTGATGAAGGTCACGATGAGCCATTATCAGAAGATGATGGTGTAAATCTCATAGGATCACAGCTTTACTATGAGCTAGAAAAGATTTCTATTGAATTGTACTCAAAAGCAGCAAAATATTGTTTAGGTAAAGGTATTATACTAGCTGATACTAAATTTGAATTCGGATATATAGATAATAATATTACTCTTATTGACGAAGCCCTTACTCCAGACTCAAGTAGATTTTGGAAATATACTGATTATGAATTAGGAAAATCCCCTGACCCTTTCGATAAACAATTCTTAAGGAATTGGCTTAATGAAGAAAACTGGGATAAAACCCCTCCCCCACCTAAATTGCCTGAAAATGTTATTAAAAATACATTAAAAAGGTATTTAGATATCTATGAAATTATTACTAATGATAATCTAGAATTATAA
- the purB gene encoding adenylosuccinate lyase produces MIPRYSREKISKIWSDESMFNYWLQVEIATCEAWNELGVIPNKDLNKIQKITFDIKKYNKYFEETKHDIVSFVKSISENIGDESRWIHHGITSNDVKDTALSLQLRSSINHLLLEIDELMNSIKDKAIEEIETPCLGRSHGMHAEPMSFGAKLAIFWDELYRHKSRLIETKDRVSICMISGPVGSYATVSPDLEKKVAKKLSLKPANVTNQVIQRDIHAEYSQNLALVASTLEKFALEIRHLQRSEVDEVREPFGKKGFVTKGSSSMPHKRNPELSERICGLSRIIRANSVVALENVPLWHERDISHSSAERVILPDSSIALDYIINLSNQIISDLYINRNQMLENLNKANGLIFSPRVMLKLIESGLEKNKSYDLVQSLSMKSSEKDIHLKDLCLENKEIKLRLTEKEILEIFDFKFYLRYTKDQFISLGWKID; encoded by the coding sequence TTGATTCCTAGATATTCAAGAGAAAAAATATCTAAAATTTGGTCTGATGAAAGTATGTTTAATTATTGGCTTCAGGTTGAAATTGCTACATGTGAAGCTTGGAATGAGTTGGGAGTCATTCCTAATAAAGATCTAAACAAAATACAAAAAATTACATTCGATATTAAAAAATATAATAAATATTTTGAAGAAACAAAACATGACATAGTTTCTTTTGTGAAATCAATTTCTGAAAATATTGGAGATGAATCTAGATGGATACATCATGGTATAACCTCAAATGATGTAAAAGATACGGCTTTGAGCCTACAGTTAAGATCTTCAATTAACCATTTACTATTAGAAATTGATGAACTTATGAATTCAATCAAAGATAAAGCAATAGAAGAAATAGAAACTCCTTGTCTAGGCAGATCTCATGGAATGCATGCTGAACCCATGAGCTTTGGGGCTAAATTAGCAATTTTTTGGGATGAGCTATATAGACATAAATCTAGACTAATTGAAACTAAAGATAGAGTTTCAATATGTATGATTTCTGGTCCTGTAGGTTCATATGCTACAGTTTCTCCTGATCTTGAAAAGAAAGTAGCAAAGAAGCTAAGTCTAAAACCTGCAAATGTAACTAATCAAGTAATTCAAAGAGATATACATGCTGAATATTCACAAAACTTAGCATTGGTGGCAAGTACTCTAGAAAAATTTGCATTAGAGATAAGACATCTTCAAAGAAGCGAGGTTGATGAGGTAAGAGAACCTTTTGGAAAAAAAGGATTTGTTACTAAGGGATCATCTTCCATGCCACATAAAAGAAATCCAGAATTATCCGAAAGGATTTGTGGACTTTCAAGAATTATAAGAGCGAATAGTGTTGTTGCTTTGGAGAATGTACCACTATGGCACGAAAGAGATATATCTCATTCATCTGCTGAAAGAGTTATTCTTCCTGATTCCTCTATAGCTTTAGACTATATTATTAATCTTTCTAATCAAATAATTTCTGATTTATACATAAATAGGAATCAAATGCTAGAAAATCTAAATAAAGCAAATGGATTAATATTTTCACCAAGAGTAATGCTGAAACTAATTGAATCAGGATTAGAAAAAAATAAATCTTATGATCTTGTTCAATCACTTTCGATGAAAAGCTCTGAAAAAGATATTCATCTAAAGGACCTATGTTTAGAAAATAAAGAAATAAAACTAAGGTTAACTGAAAAAGAAATTTTAGAAATATTCGATTTTAAGTTTTATCTAAGGTATACAAAAGATCAGTTTATTTCACTTGGATGGAAAATTGATTAG
- a CDS encoding haloacid dehalogenase-like hydrolase: MNKKEISLVIDFDDTLVEENAARVVLNHYSPVEYNEIANLYKSKKISFKIYQEKSFEKSIENASFSDIENYSRKNVKIREGFIELYNFSINNNIKITVLSSGLKNYIQPVLKDFHEIEIVAATMKKNKLCELSFDYSVSFDKSCSPEWGICKCETVNQKISESFVIYVGDGITTDLCASQKCDKIFALDPLYNRCLEENISATKFSSFKQLLRYIEKIKGNFIDS; the protein is encoded by the coding sequence ATGAATAAAAAGGAAATCTCATTAGTAATTGATTTTGATGACACACTAGTTGAAGAAAATGCAGCGAGAGTTGTTCTAAATCATTATTCTCCTGTTGAATACAATGAAATAGCTAATCTTTATAAATCAAAGAAAATTTCCTTCAAAATTTATCAAGAGAAATCTTTTGAAAAATCTATAGAGAATGCTTCTTTTTCAGATATAGAAAATTACTCAAGAAAAAATGTGAAAATAAGAGAAGGATTCATAGAGCTTTATAATTTTTCAATTAATAATAATATAAAAATTACTGTCTTAAGTTCTGGGCTAAAAAATTATATTCAACCTGTGCTAAAAGATTTTCATGAGATTGAAATAGTGGCAGCAACTATGAAAAAAAATAAATTATGTGAATTATCTTTTGATTACTCTGTTTCATTTGATAAGTCATGTTCACCTGAATGGGGTATATGTAAATGTGAGACAGTTAATCAAAAAATATCAGAAAGTTTTGTAATTTACGTAGGCGATGGAATTACAACGGATTTATGCGCTTCACAAAAATGTGATAAAATTTTCGCTTTGGATCCGTTATATAATAGATGTCTAGAAGAAAATATTTCTGCTACTAAATTTAGTAGCTTCAAACAATTATTAAGATATATAGAAAAAATAAAAGGAAATTTTATTGATTCCTAG
- the purD gene encoding phosphoribosylamine--glycine ligase, producing the protein MKVLVVGSGGREHSIIWNLSKDKKVKEIICIGDNAGISKIAKLININIEDLFLLEKTIKDQNPDLVVIGPEGPLSKGITDLLIKNNINVFGPTKQASQIEASKIFAKRLMLDNDIPTPHAKFFNNHNEAIKYGNEVGFDNLVIKADGLANGKGVFLPKSKFEMEEVIKSLIIEKKLGISGESILLEDKIYGPEVSVFCFTDGSNFSEPIAICDYKRVFEDDKGPNTGGMGCYTPPEFWTVSLSDNIIENIITPTLKSMQKNQTPFAGMLYTGIMLTNSGPKVIEYNCRFGDPECELIMPMFEGNLSEVLFDISNENFDPKKVKWKKQKGVCVVLCSGGYPESYQTGFEIFGLDNIKKNLIFHAGTKKSENKIITNSGRVLVLSNISKTISESRTTIYQEIDRIKFEGSFYRKDIALRAEEK; encoded by the coding sequence ATGAAAGTTTTAGTAGTTGGATCAGGAGGAAGAGAACATTCAATAATATGGAATTTATCCAAAGATAAAAAAGTTAAGGAAATTATATGCATTGGTGATAATGCAGGTATCTCTAAGATAGCAAAATTAATTAATATAAATATTGAAGATTTATTTCTATTAGAGAAGACTATAAAAGATCAAAATCCAGATTTAGTTGTTATAGGACCTGAGGGACCGTTAAGTAAAGGTATCACAGATTTATTGATAAAAAATAATATAAATGTATTTGGACCAACCAAGCAAGCTTCGCAAATTGAAGCTTCGAAAATATTTGCAAAAAGATTAATGCTTGATAATGATATACCTACACCTCATGCTAAATTTTTTAATAATCACAATGAAGCTATAAAATATGGTAATGAAGTTGGTTTTGATAATTTAGTCATTAAGGCCGATGGCTTAGCAAATGGGAAAGGAGTATTTTTACCAAAATCTAAATTCGAAATGGAAGAAGTCATAAAATCTCTTATTATTGAAAAAAAACTAGGGATTTCAGGAGAATCTATATTATTGGAGGATAAAATATATGGTCCAGAGGTAAGTGTATTTTGTTTTACTGATGGGAGTAATTTTTCTGAACCAATAGCTATTTGTGATTATAAGAGAGTATTTGAAGACGATAAAGGTCCAAATACTGGAGGTATGGGTTGTTATACCCCTCCTGAATTTTGGACTGTTAGTTTAAGTGATAATATTATTGAAAATATTATCACTCCTACGTTAAAATCTATGCAAAAAAATCAGACACCATTTGCAGGGATGTTATACACAGGAATTATGCTGACTAATTCAGGGCCTAAAGTAATTGAATATAATTGTAGATTTGGTGATCCTGAATGTGAATTAATAATGCCAATGTTTGAAGGAAACCTATCTGAGGTTTTATTTGATATATCTAATGAAAATTTTGATCCTAAGAAAGTTAAATGGAAAAAACAAAAAGGAGTATGTGTAGTTTTATGCTCTGGAGGATATCCAGAGTCATACCAAACAGGATTTGAAATATTTGGACTTGATAATATAAAAAAAAATCTAATCTTTCATGCAGGAACTAAAAAATCAGAAAATAAAATAATAACTAATAGCGGTAGAGTGTTGGTTTTATCTAACATAAGCAAAACTATTAGTGAATCCAGAACAACAATTTATCAAGAAATAGATAGAATTAAATTTGAGGGATCATTTTATAGGAAAGATATTGCTCTCAGAGCAGAGGAAAAATGA